A part of Leishmania major strain Friedlin complete genome, chromosome 11 genomic DNA contains:
- the ABCA5 gene encoding putative ATP-binding cassette protein subfamily A,member 5, whose amino-acid sequence MARTSWSSSPTGSASAGSAESYCRSKPAKRGSFMDQLLAILYRTLRQTLRTKAILFMEIVLPLMFVVITLILWLVWLPFQGRSRQFIDYTPYASSAATLHKQLTCFNSSEGEPIPGLCDCAWISMLSNYTVLCAGDYDTIPYKNLCYVDLPIDFSNFKVNGYAVGNITGANKLVQLWINSYNTSLFVIPTLDEVIIFHWLARISRPKAKSDGNLLSAGIAAGLMPNSKQSSVLCSGALYFVGSAAQVDPLLDYFRKESVLFDKVYGGTYATVVEAEARVRATEWNWAIIELNGFDASEFDVTIRMNSTALPTFALPYDKSYGGGFYNSRADLYAVAGFLSIQQIISEYYLKLVVGSAATGTDLPLDHYMAVAGYASFITQPLLTTADILLPLIFVMAYLYPVSQFTKRIVLEKELRIREAMQIMGLGNAPIYISWYLTFFLPNFFVTIVTLVVIRMTYITITNILMLFLVYYIYLITCVPLAGFYSAFFSKARLASLLTPLIYFVFAMPAFAIQSANTAIITAFCIFPPTAYAVTMLGIIDHEIAGGFAAASWHDVLDTPPVYLPIVMMAVDFVFFNLLMLYLDNVMPKQWGTRKHPLFFITDPVMWCFNSKHKRLEGGADGRAENGVFEDVDGDDDAVILDGLRKEYSRGGKRFVAVNNLYWGMREGEISVLLGHNGAGKTTVLNMMTGMVEPDAGDCYVYGSSVRTAKADVRQQIGYCPQHNILWGELTCREHLEFFGRIKGLRGWELENAVCRMLHETDLLEKMDQPAKSLSGGQKRKLSVSIAFVTCSRLIFLDEPTAGMDVGARRYTWELLRRMSAHHTIFLTTHYMDEADLLGHKIGIMSHGRLKCSGSSMFLKSHLGFGYSITMSLCEAASVNVISKVVHSSVDGAHEVGVSGCEVMYRLPNECVEQFPEFLDRLDAVKDELGIRGYSLSATTLEEIFLRVSNEDIEREREEDPLMQLHPDIAAAQESCIWNCEIVEGRKAMLWSQFKAMMTKRMWNGMRDRKMQFFQVVCPVICILIAMLLSLISLNGPDTITLNKDIYPGEVLVEMNGCDELLGPNASFDKFTVRHQKYMNALNLSTYMVDTFLSQPTLRVEGLVCHDPDWANAVKAPNNVIHILNSSTYHQGPISVNSIYQALYRKYTGKNAHFTLVAGTMPRTKQEKLTQDALKTILMGAIIMIPFTFLPSNVVAWVVKERECKARHLQNVSGLSFYIYWLTNFLFDMVAYIISMCLVIVIFLMFSREEYVAKDRIGAVFVLFFIYGLSSTTTGYMCSFLFDEHSNAQTIVMAVSFVSGFLLVMVVYIMSLLSQTMMAADVLKWITRIVPSFAIGEGIINLAMLTQRQAIVGGVTAWSMETIGWACVYMSVEFPLFFAITLFIDHPRRRMWGQRNQYDVDAAPQTVSEEDSDVEKTREDVYKEEAEGVNDDMVRVVDLRKVYPNGKEAVRNVTFSVTPGEVFGFLGTNGAGKTTTISMLCQEFIPTSGKAYVCGYDIVTESEQALRCIGYCPQFDACLDLLTVEEHLELYVGVRGIRYEERDVIIDALLRMCELSMYRYTLSSELSGGNRRKLSVAMSLIGGPSVVFLDEPSAGMDPVARRGLWTAIEKVADNSSVVLTTHHLEEVEALAHRVAIMVDGTLRCIGDKTHLKNKFGTGFEMGIRVRADDDMVNVHTWVKTQFPDATMNEFKGQRSVYTLPANVALSDVFRLLQQKKETLNITDYSVSQTSIEQVFLRISGELEEATAFRHTLEDTLALSSRKSALADAANFHPVTRNLSLDRSKWGYSVLRDGG is encoded by the coding sequence ATGGCTCGCACATCATGGAGCTCGAGCCCTACCGGCTCCGCCAGTGCTGGCAGCGCTGAAAGCTACTGCCGCAGTAAGCCGGCCAAGAGAGGCAGTTTCATGGATCAGCTGCTGGCGATCCTGTACCGCACGCTCCGTCAGACGCTGCGCACTAAGGCGATTTTGTTCATGGAGATCGTTCTGCCGCTCATGTTCGTCGTCATTACGCTCATTTTGTGGTTAGTGTGGTTGCCCTTCCAAGGCCGTTCGAGGCAGTTCATCGACTACACGCCCTACGCGTCCTCTGCGGCTACGCTGCACAAACAGCTCACCTGTTTCAACAGCTCGGAGGGCGAGCCGATCCCTGGGCTGTGTGATTGCGCCTGGATATCCATGCTCAGCAACTACACGGTCCTGTGCGCCGGCGATTACGACACGATCCCGTACAAGAACCTCTGCTACGTCGACCTCCCGATTGACTTCAGCAACTTCAAGGTCAACGGCTACGCAGTTGGGAACATTACGGGGGCCAACAAGCTGGTGCAGTTGTGGATCAACTCGTATAACACGAGCCTATTTGTGATCCCGACGCTGGATGAGGTGATCATCTTCCACTGGCTGGCTCGGATTAGCAGGCCAAAAGCGAAGAGCGATGGCAACCTCCTCTCCGCTGGCATCGCGGCTGGTTTGATGCCCAACTCGAAGCAGTCCTCTGTTTTGTGCTCCGGCGCCCTGTACTTCGTCGGCagtgcggcgcaggtggaCCCGCTGCTCGATTACTTCCGAAAGGAGTCGGTGCTCTTCGACAAGGTGTACGGTGGCACCTACGCAACCGTGGTAGAGGCGGAGGCCCGGGTACGCGCCACGGAATGGAATTGGGCCATCATCGAACTCAACGGCTTCGACGCGAGCGAGTTTGATGTGACCATCCGCATGAACTCGACCGCGCTGCCGACGTTTGCGCTTCCGTACGACAAGAGCTATGGCGGCGGCTTCTACAACAGCCGCGCCGACCTCTACGCCGTCGCCGGGTTTCTGTCGATTCAGCAGATCATCTCGGAATACTACCTGAAGCTGGTCGTGgggagcgccgccaccggcacagATTTACCGCTGGACCACTACATGGCTGTCGCTGGCTACGCCAGTTTCAtcacgcagccgctcctcaccACTGCCGATATCTTGCTGCCGCTCATCTTTGTCATGGCGTACCTCTATCCCGTCTCGCAGTTCACGAAGCGTATTGTGCTGGAGAAAGAGCTGCGGATCCGCGAGGCCATGCAGATCATGGGGCTCGGCAACGCCCCGATCTACATTTCGTGGTACCTCACCTTCTTCTTGCCGAACTTCTTTGTCACGATCGTCACCCTCGTCGTGATTCGGATGACGTACATCACAATCACGAACATCCTTATGCTGTTCCTGGTGTACTACATCTACCTCATCACCTGCGTACCCCTAGCTGGCTTCTACTCGGCCTTCTTCAGCAAGGCTCGCCTCGCCTCCTTGCTGACGCCGCTCATCTACTTCGTGTTCGCCATGCCGGCCTTCGCGATTCAGAGCGCCAATACGGCAATCATAACCGCCTTTTGCATCTTCCCGCCCACCGCCTACGCCGTCACGATGCTCGGCATTATTGATCACGAAATAGCCGGCGGCTTTGCGGCAGCCAGCTGGCACGACGTCCTCGACACGCCTCCGGTGTATCTGCCCATCGTCATGATGGCCGTGGACTTTGTCTTCTTTAATCTGCTTATGCTCTACCTCGACAACGTTATGCCGAAGCAGTGGGGTACGCGCAAGCACCCGCTCTTCTTCATCACGGACCCCGTCATGTGGTGCTTCAACTCTAAGCACAAGCGcctcgagggcggcgccgacgggcGCGCCGAGAACGGCGTGTTCGAGgacgtcgacggcgacgacgacgcggtgATTTTGGACGGGCTGCGCAAGGAGTActcgcgcggcggcaagagGTTCGTTGCGGTGAACAACCTGTACTGGGGGATGCGCGAGGGCGAGATCTCTGTGCTGCTGGGGCacaacggcgccggcaaGACGACGGTGCTGAACATGATGACGGGGATGGTCGAGCCGGACGCGGGCGACTGCTACGTCTACGGCAGCTCTGTGCGGACGGCAAAGGCGGACGTGCGGCAGCAGATCGGGTACTGCCCGCAGCACAACATTCTGTGGGGCGAGCTGACGTGCCGCGAGCACCTGGAGTTCTTTGGGCGGATCAAGGGGTTGCGCGGGTGGGAGCTGGAGAATGCCGTGTGCCGGATGTTGCACGAGACGGACTTGCTGGAGAAGATGGACCAGCCCGCGAAGAGCCTGTCGGGCGGGCAGAAGCGGAAGCTCTCGGTCTCCATCGCCTTCGTGACTTGCAGCCGCCTCATCTTCCTCGACGAGCCCACGGCCGGCATGGATGTGGGTGCGCGGCGATACACgtgggagctgctgcggcgcatgTCCGCCCATCACACCATTTTCCTGACGACGCACTAcatggacgaggcggaccTGCTGGGGCACAAGATCGGGATCATGAGCCACGGGCGACTgaagtgcagcggcagcagcatgtTTCTGAAGAGTCACCTCGGGTTCGGGTACAGCATTACGATGTCCCTCTGCGAGGCCGCTTCTGTGAACGTGATCTCGAAGGTGGTGCATTCATCGGTGGACGGCGCGCACGAGGTAGGGGTGAGCGGGTGTGAGGTGATGTACCGACTGCCCAACGAGTGTGTCGAACAGTTCCCGGAGTTCCTGGATCGACTGGATGCGGTGAAAGACGAGCTCGGCATCCGCGGCTActcgctgtcggcgacgACGCTAGAGGAGATATTTCTTCGCGTGTCCAACGAGGATATCGAGCGGGAGCGGGAGGAAGATCCTCTGATGCAGCTGCACCCAGAtatcgccgctgcgcaggagAGTTGCATATGGAACTGCGAGATAGTGGAGGGGCGCAAGGCGATGCTGTGGTCGCAGTTCAAGGCGATGATGACGAAGCGCATGTGGAATGGCATGCGGGACCGCAAGATGCAGTTTTTTCAGGTGGTGTGCCCGGTGATTTGCATTTTGATCGCTATGCTGCTCTCACTCATCTCCCTCAACGGCCCCGACACCATAACGCTGAACAAGGATATCTACCCCGGCGAGGTTCTGGTGGAGATGAACGGGTGCGATGAGCTGCTCGGCCCCAACGCCTCCTTCGACAAATTCACTGTGCGGCACCAAAAATACATGAATGCGCTGAACTTGTCCACCTACATGGTCGACACGTTTCTTTCTCAGCCCACGTTGCGCGTGGAGGGGCTCGTGTGCCACGATCCAGACTGGGCAAACGCCGTGAAGGCACCGAACAACGTGATACACATACTGAACTCGTCCACCTATCACCAGGGGCCCATCTCAGTGAACTCCATCTACCAGGCACTCTACAGGAAGTATACGGGAAAAAATGCACACTTTACGCTGGTGGCTGGAACGATGCCGCGCACCAAGCAAGAGAAGTTGACGCAGGACGCGCTGAAGACGATTCTCATGGGCGCGATTATCATGATCCCGTTCACGTTCCTGCCGTCGAACGTGGTGGCGTGGGTGGTGAAGGAGCGGGAGTGCAAGGCGCGACATCTGCAGAACGTGTCAGGGCTGAGCTTTTACATCTACTGGCTCACGAATTTTCTCTTCGACATGGTCGCCTACATCATCTCCATGTGCCTCGTCATTGTCATCTTCCTCATGTTCAGCCGCGAGGAGTACGTGGCCAAGGACCGTATCGGCGCCGTGTTCGTCCTCTTCTTCATCTACGGTCTCTCGAGCACCACCACGGGGTACATGTGCAGTTTCCTCTTCGACGAGCACTCCAACGCGCAGACGATCGTGATGGCCGTCAGCTTCGTCTCCGGTTTTCTCCTCGTCATGGTCGTGTACATCATGTCTCTGCTCTCGCAGACCATGATGGCGGCCGATGTCCTCAAATGGATCACCCGCATCGTGCCAAGCTTTGCCATTGGCGAGGGCATCATCAACTTGGCGATGCtgacgcagcggcaggcgatCGTAGGCGGTGTGACGGCGTGGTCGATGGAGACGATCgggtgggcgtgcgtgtacATGTCAGTCGAGTTCCCGCTGTTTTTCGCGATCACCCTCTTCATTGACcacccgcggcggcgcatgtGGGGGCAGCGCAACCAGTACGACGTCGACGCGGCCCCGCAGACGGTGTCGGAGGAGGACTCCGACGTTGAGAAGACGCGTGAGGACGTGTACAAAGAGGAAGCTGAGGGCGTCAACGACGACATGGTGCGCGTGGTGGACCTCCGCAAGGTGTACCCCAACGgcaaggaggcggtgcgcaaCGTCACCTTCTCCGTGACCCCCGGCGAGGTGTTCGGCTTCCTCGGCACGAACGGTGCTGGTAAGACGACGACGATTTCGATGCTGTGCCAGGAGTTCATTCCCACAAGCGGCAAGGCCTATGTGTGCGGGTACGACATCGTGACCGAGAgcgagcaggcgctgcggtgcatcGGGTACTGCCCGCAGTTCGACGCGTGCCTGGACctgctgacggtggaggagcaccTGGAGCTGTACGTGGGCGTGCGAGGTATTCGGTACGAGGAGCGTGACGTTATCATTGACGCCTTGCTGCGCATGTGTGAACTCTCTATGTATCGCTACACCTTGTCCTCGGAGCTGTCCGGTGGCAACCGGCGCAAGCTGTCTGTGGCCATGTCCCTCATCGGTGGCCCAAGCGTGGTCTTCCTGGACGAGCCGTCGGCCGGCATGGACCctgtggcgcggcgcgggTTGTGGACCGCAATCGAAAAGGTCGCCGACAACAGCTCCGTTGTGCTGACGACGCACCacctggaggaggtggaggcgcttGCGCATCGCGTGGCGATCATGGTGGACGGCACCctgcgctgcatcggcgaCAAGACTCATCTGAAGAACAAGTTCGGCACCGGCTTCGAGATGGGCATCCGTGTACGTGCAGACGACGATATGGTGAATGTGCACACGTGGGTGAAGACACAGTTCCCCGACGCGACGATGAACGAGTTTAAGGGGCAACGTTCTGTCTACACGCTGCCGGCCAACGTCGCCCTCTCAGATGTCTTCCGTCTCTTGCAACAGAAGAAGGAGACGCTCAATATTACGGACTACAGCGTCTCGCAGACTTCAATCGAACAGGTGTTCCTGAGGATCAGCGGAGAACTAGAGGAGGCGACCGCCTTCCGTCACACGCTGGAGGACACGCTCGCGCTGTCGAGTAGGAAGAGCGCCTTGGCGGATGCCGCAAATTTCCACCCGGTAACTCGCAACTTGTCGCTCGACAGGTCGAAATGGGGCTATTCGGTGTTGCGTGACGGCGGCTGA
- a CDS encoding putative tatD related deoxyribonuclease: MFCIAPPYTSPHTTASAHLSLLLLLFSTRMMTKLPQSCASWRLIDIGLNLTDHMYKGVYNGRQQHTSDIESILQRAVEVGVHGLLLTGGNLMESKAVIDMCARYNSDTLQFFCTVGCHPTRCQEFVDDPDGYLKALDDLIRKHSVHVGGCVAAVGEIGLDYDRLPFCPKEIQKEYFEKQLVMAKRHRLPLFLHERNTVGDFKTLLKPHLPELVGGVVHSFTGSRAELQEYLDANLYIGVNGCSLKTAENLETVRAIPLDRLMLETDAPWCELKGTHASKALLTAAAKRASSQQSVSDTILATFPTCRKDKFKEGCVVKGRNEPCAIVRVLEVVYELRREEVSSMEQLAEVVLTTTRKLFPFAA, encoded by the coding sequence ATGTTTTGCATCGCCCCTCCGTACACATCACCACATACGACAGCTAGTGCGCACCTTTcacttctcctcctccttttctccACACGGATGATGACGAAGCTGCCGCAGAGCTGTGCTTCGTGGCGGCTCATCGACATTGGCCTGAACCTCACAGACCACATGTACAAGGGCGTGTACAATggacgccagcagcacacgTCAGATATCGAGTCGATACTGCAGCGCGCTGTGGAAGTGGGCGTGCACGGTCTCCTCCTCACAGGTGGTAACTTGATGGAGAGCAAGGCTGTGATCGACATGTGCGCCCGCTATAACTCCGACACGCTACAGTTTTTCTGCACTGTCGGTTGTCATCCGACGCGGTGCCAAGAGTTTGTGGACGATCCGGACGGTTACCTCAAGGCCCTTGATGACCTCATCCGCAAGCACTCCGTCCAtgtcggcggctgcgtcgcggcggtgggcgaGATCGGTCTTGACTACGACCGTCTGCCCTTCTGCCCTAAGGAAATTCAGAAGGAGTACTTCGAAAAGCAACTTGTGATGGCGAAGCGGCATCGCCTGCCACTGTTCCTGCACGAACGCAACACAGTCGGTGACTTCAAGACACTGCTCAAGCCGCATCTTCCCGAGCTCGTTGGCGGCGTCGTTCATAGCTTCACTGGCAGCcgggcggagctgcaggagtACCTGGATGCGAACCTGTACATTGGTGTGAACGGGTGTAGTCTCAAGACGGCGGAGAACCTCGAGACAGTCAGGGCGATTCCGCTCGATCGACTGATGCTGGAGACCGACGCACCCTGGTGCGAGCTCAagggcacacacgcctcgaaggcgctcttgacggctgcggcgaagCGCGCCTCATCGCAGCAGAGCGTGTCAGACACCATCCTCGCCACGTTTCCGACGTGCCGCAAGGACAAGTTTAAAGAAGGGTGTGTCGTGAAGGGGCGCAATGAACCGTGCGCGATTGTGCGGGTACTCGAGGTGGTGtacgagctgcgccgcgaggaGGTGTCCTCGATGGAGCAGCTGGCTGAGGTGGTCCTGACAACCACGCGAAAGCTGTTCCCGTTTGCGGCATAG